The Oceanispirochaeta sp. genome contains a region encoding:
- a CDS encoding aldo/keto reductase: MKIGNKNLPEQYIIYGAMGLGGEWGDEKPVTPKDIDEGRLALDTAIDCGLTFFDLADIYKSGKSEIVFGHYLKENPHIREKIIIQSKVGIQLTGVPFGSRFNYSYSHIIESVDGILSRLGTDYLDILLMHRPDPLMEKDELKKAMDELFSKKKIRALGVSNMDHHQIRLIEAYTGRKIVANQLELSLLKTDFVCNTVGFNNSMGKNLDFPIGTLEYCMLNGVSLQSWSPLARGIFSGKTLDDKTAETVKKTKEIVNRMAEAKDVSADGIVLAWLMKHPGRINPVIGSKTPERIKKAMDAFKVELTRDEWYELLVASKDQNMP; encoded by the coding sequence ATGAAAATTGGAAATAAAAATTTACCCGAACAATACATTATTTATGGAGCCATGGGACTGGGGGGAGAATGGGGAGATGAAAAACCTGTCACCCCCAAAGACATTGATGAGGGCCGATTGGCCCTGGATACGGCCATCGACTGCGGTCTTACTTTTTTTGATCTGGCGGATATTTATAAATCAGGCAAATCTGAAATTGTTTTTGGACATTATTTAAAAGAAAACCCTCATATCAGAGAAAAAATAATCATCCAGTCCAAGGTCGGAATCCAACTGACCGGTGTTCCTTTCGGGTCTCGTTTTAATTATTCCTATTCCCATATCATTGAGTCTGTAGATGGAATCTTGAGTCGATTGGGAACGGATTATCTGGATATCCTCCTCATGCATCGGCCAGATCCACTGATGGAAAAGGATGAATTAAAAAAAGCCATGGATGAACTGTTTTCCAAGAAAAAGATCCGTGCTCTGGGAGTCTCCAATATGGATCATCATCAGATTCGGCTCATTGAGGCCTATACGGGCAGGAAAATTGTGGCCAACCAGCTGGAGCTGAGTCTTTTGAAGACCGATTTTGTCTGCAATACTGTCGGATTCAATAATTCCATGGGAAAGAATCTTGATTTCCCTATCGGGACCCTGGAATATTGCATGCTCAACGGAGTCAGCCTACAGTCCTGGAGTCCTCTGGCAAGAGGTATTTTTTCCGGTAAGACCCTGGATGATAAAACAGCTGAAACCGTGAAGAAAACAAAAGAGATTGTGAATCGTATGGCAGAGGCTAAAGATGTCTCGGCAGACGGTATCGTTCTGGCCTGGCTCATGAAACATCCTGGCAGGATCAATCCTGTGATCGGCAGCAAAACCCCCGAGCGAATTAAAAAGGCTATGGATGCTTTCAAAGTTGAACTGACCAGGGATGAATGGTATGAACTGCTGGTGGCTTCAAAGGACCAGAACATGCCGTGA
- the fdhD gene encoding formate dehydrogenase accessory sulfurtransferase FdhD: MIKKEFPIIRYDHGRAESRMDPVICESWLSVYLNDQLLTEIPVTNRDLPDLVTGILYTEGYLRPSEIPVIKLDGSLCRVTLDRSIQIRTLRDQVDCASSRIELDETIIPLQPGPLRTPDDILSLTAAFQKLPSVYHETGGVHMAAYGEDQIEFWADDISRRNAVDKVIGKGFLGGVDLSRGLIITSGRISSDLVLRMVKVGIPLIVSLSAPTDTALELASSYGVTVCGFARGLRINVYTQGDRLGL; this comes from the coding sequence GTGATCAAAAAAGAGTTTCCCATCATCCGCTATGACCACGGGCGAGCCGAATCCAGGATGGACCCGGTTATCTGCGAAAGCTGGCTCTCTGTCTATCTGAATGATCAGCTACTCACGGAGATTCCCGTTACCAACCGGGATCTTCCCGACCTGGTGACGGGCATCCTCTACACCGAAGGTTACCTGAGGCCCTCCGAAATTCCTGTGATAAAGCTGGACGGTTCCCTCTGCCGTGTGACCCTGGACCGCAGCATTCAGATCAGAACTCTGCGTGATCAGGTGGACTGTGCCTCCTCTCGTATCGAGCTGGATGAAACTATCATACCCCTACAACCGGGGCCCCTCAGGACTCCCGATGACATCCTTTCTCTCACAGCTGCCTTTCAAAAACTGCCCTCCGTGTATCACGAGACAGGGGGCGTTCATATGGCCGCCTATGGGGAGGACCAGATTGAGTTCTGGGCGGATGACATCAGCCGCAGGAATGCGGTGGATAAGGTCATCGGGAAGGGCTTCCTGGGGGGAGTGGACCTAAGCCGGGGGCTGATCATCACCTCAGGCCGGATCTCCTCCGACCTGGTGCTGCGGATGGTGAAAGTCGGCATCCCTCTCATTGTTTCTTTGTCTGCCCCCACGGATACAGCCCTGGAGCTGGCTTCCTCTTATGGTGTGACTGTCTGCGGCTTTGCCCGGGGACTGAGGATCAATGTTTATACCCAGGGGGACAGGCTGGGGCTCTAG
- a CDS encoding molybdenum cofactor guanylyltransferase, with the protein MIDLKAEAGPYVTSGILTGGGSRRFGRDKALFPWKGQTLLEWTLEGARNMTQELYLLAKDPSDYLYMGVPVLEDGSSVPTPLNGILSVMPHVHDWLLLLACDIPFFDKKVLELLWEYRSRDQATVLRFAGKYQPFLGLYPVSVLPYWEEAFYAGEYHLQRVVERMPRIVLEEEELLARGIRAESFSNINCPADLEKLAL; encoded by the coding sequence ATGATCGACCTGAAGGCCGAGGCAGGCCCCTATGTGACTTCCGGAATCCTCACTGGTGGGGGCAGCCGCCGCTTCGGCCGGGACAAGGCCCTCTTTCCCTGGAAGGGACAGACCCTGCTGGAGTGGACCCTGGAGGGAGCACGGAATATGACACAGGAGCTGTATCTGCTGGCAAAAGATCCCTCTGATTACCTCTATATGGGAGTGCCTGTGCTGGAGGACGGCAGTTCAGTTCCGACACCCTTGAATGGGATTCTATCAGTGATGCCCCATGTCCATGACTGGCTTCTGCTTTTAGCCTGTGATATTCCCTTCTTTGATAAAAAAGTTCTGGAACTCCTGTGGGAATATAGGAGCCGGGATCAGGCCACAGTCCTGAGGTTTGCAGGGAAATATCAGCCCTTTCTGGGACTCTATCCTGTATCGGTTCTACCTTATTGGGAAGAGGCTTTTTATGCCGGGGAATACCACCTGCAGAGGGTTGTCGAAAGAATGCCCCGGATCGTACTGGAAGAAGAGGAACTCCTGGCCCGGGGCATCCGGGCCGAAAGTTTTTCGAATATTAACTGCCCTGCCGACCTGGAAAAGCTGGCCTTGTGA